The nucleotide window AGTTGAAGAAAAAATTTTGAAATCAAAGGATTCTTGGGTATTGGAGAGAAATTATTGGGATTTATTTTTCCATGATAATAAGGCTTATTAGCATTTTTCAATTCAACTCGGTCATTGAAAATACAAATTGTTGCTATATGTGCATTTGTATATTCCCTGTGAATAATAAGATTTGCTATGACTTCACGAAAGATTCTTTCCCTCAAACTTACCCTTTGGTCACCTTCCATAAAAAATTTATCTGGCAGATGCTTTTCTATAAACTTCATTAATAAATCGTATGCATCAATTAAATTCGTCATAACCTGTAATCTATCATCGTATCTTTCTAAATTGTTAATTCTGACGAGCATCTCAATTTTGTAATGTGGTAAAATATCCTGTATAACATCATCTTTGCCAAATAATAATATCGCGGCTAATGTGTAGCCTTCTTCGCCGGTAATATAATCTTTCTTTTTTAATCCAGAAATTTTTATTATTTCTTCATTGCTCAATGATAACCAGAGATGTGATGGTGAACGATTAGCAAGAAGATTTCTTACTTTAGGAAACAAATCCTTATTAAAATCCTCAAACTTAACCTTTGGATAGATTTTTCCTTCTGTATAGTGAGTGCTTTTTCTTATATATAATTCACTAATTTGTTGAGTATTTGTAAGAACAAAATCACCATCTTCGCTCCGGTCAAAAATTTTGCCGTCGCATTTATGTACTTGAGAACTCTCAGGCACCCGGATATAAATAACCAACCCCTCATTTAACTGTATTTTTCCCGGGAAAAGCAAAAAAGGTGGGTTTAATTTATTTGGATTGTTAGAAGTGGTTACGATGTCATTAATTATTTTCTCAGATATATTTGGGTCAATGCCAAGAATTTTCCCATTATCATCAACTCCGAGTAAAACAATTCCGCCATTTCTGTTTAAGAAAGCACAGACAGTTTCAAACAAATCAGATGGCATTGAGTTAAGGGATGACTTAAATTCTACATTCTTACCCTCACCCTGTTTGATGTACTTCCTTATTACTGCCTCTGTCATTTTTTCCCTTTATTTTTAGATTTTTGACTTTGCATGTTTTCTTTTGATTCTTTAATTCTTTTTAACAATTCAGACGCTGGTTCATCGTTGGGGTCCTGCGGTACCAATTTCCCTTCAAATGCTTTCTTGAGGATGCTCTGACGCAGACGCTCTGCCTGTTTGAGACTATTATCAATCACCTTCTCCACCGCATCCGCCACCGCAAACCTGCGCTCAATCTCGGAAACGATTTGTTGTTGTTCTTCAAACGGAGCGAGGGGTAAAATAATCTTTGCCAATTTTTGTGAATTTACATTTGGTTGACCAATACCAATCTGACCCTTATGAATTTGTACCCAATATATATGGGATTGGAAGAAATAATACACATAATTTCGATCGACCTGATTATTCAGGATAACTCTAATAAGATAAGATGCAAAAACTGCTTCTGGTATATTTCCTTTGACAAGATAACTTTTGCCAACCGTAGCGCCGGTTCTGGCAAATACGAGATCGCCTTCATTCAAAAGATATTTCTGTTTTTCTTCCGGCCCAATTTGACAATAAGGAACACTTTTCCAATCAACCTTATTGTTCTGAATGTCAGTAATCCGCAACATTTTAGGTCCGACCGGTTTTTCAATAGCACTTGCAGTATAGCCGTAATGAATTTTATCGGCAATATCATTAACATTTGTCCATCTCCAAGCTTCCGGCAATTTGGGTAAATCGGCAAATCCTCCCTTACCCCCCTTTTCTAAAGGGGGGACGAGGGGATTTTGAATTTTTCTCCATTCTTCTGTCAATTTTCCTTCAAAGGCATACTTCAGCACTGATTGGCGATAGCGCTTTATCTGCTCCTTTGCCTTTTTTAACGCCTCAACCCCTGCATCTAACTTCGTAAACAACTCCTCAATCTTCGCCACTATGCGATGCTGCTCAGCGAGGGGAGCTAATGGAAAATCAATATTCCAAAAAATATCGGGTTCAACATGAGGAATACCGACACCCCGAGGTCGCTTATTGATATAATCAAATTTTGACTGTAAGAAATAAAATAAATATGATTTATCAATTTCGTAAGAAACTAATTTTGCTAATGTAGAGCCAATAACGCCTTCTACTCCTCTACCAACCAGCCCACAACGGGCACCATCCCAAACGATCAAAATGTCATCTTTTTTACACAGCGGACAACCATCACCATCTGTATATTGCTCAAATACTTTGTTCTCAAAAGCATCTATGTTGATGTAAGGAATTTTGCGACTATCATCTTTAGGACCGAGGTTTTTGGGTTTCTTGCCCTTGATGAAATCTAAAATATCTTCAAGTCTAATCTGTATCCATCCTTTTGGAATTTTTATCAGAAGGTTTTCATTAAAATCCATATTTCTTTTCTCTTTTCTCAAATGCTACTTTGCCGCCTTCCAAAATTTCGCAAATATGTTCTCTGATACCTTGTTTTTCTAAAAGGTTACTTACGTCATCATCCTTAAAAGTATTTTCAAGTGAACCAGAAACATAGAAGATTTTTGAAGGCTGTGTTGTCGCAGTTTTATCAAAATTTGCAACAATAATTTGCTCAGAGTCAGTATTTACTACAAGATTAGGATTATGAGTAACAATAATTACCTGTCTCCTCTTTTTCGCTTTCCTAAAATACTTTACCAACGTATTGTAAACAGAACGATTATCGAGATTTTCCTCTGGCTGATCAATTAATATCGGTCTTTTATCTTCTTCGTCAAGCTCCAAGAACAAAATTAGAAGTGCCACACCTTTTAGCCCTGGAGACAGATTAGCAAGATCTATTCCATTGAATTTGATTGAATAATTGATACTGTAGTATTTTGTGGAATAAAGCCAATCGAAAAAATATTGTTCATTGTATTCGCTGCGTAATTGATTAGCTATTTCATATTGTTTTTCTTTCTCATCTTTTGAGAATAGATTTTTAACAGATTCCACAAATATCTTTATATTTTCTTTATCCTGCTCGGAGATTGTATTGTTCTCTAAATTAAGAGAAAATTCTAATTCTTCTATCTCTTCGTGTAATACTCGCCATTCTTTACGCCGGAATCTACCTTCTATTGTATGGTCAATTAATTTATCTCCCTCCCTTGCCATACTCTCAGTGTCAAAATTAAATTTGACCGTAAATGCAAATAATCTTTCATTGTTCTCACGCTTTTCTTGTTCTTCACCACTTTCTTTTAGAAAACTTTCTAATGGAGAATATATTTGCCTCAATTTTTCTTTTTCTTCAAAAATCAATTCAAAGTAATGAATAAAAAAATTCTCCCGTTGATTCATTAAATCAGGCAATATTTTTTCTGCTTCCTCTATTTTCTTAATATCACTATTTATAGCCTCCTTTTTCTTTTTTAAATCAGACAGTAATTTATTTATTTCATTAATTTTATCTAGTTTTGATTTCTCAATTTTAATCTTTTTATTTAGTTCATTAATTTCGTTTAGAATATTAGATAAATTGTTTTTCTTATCTCTAATTTCCATATTTATCTCATTTTCTCCTAAACTAAGTATCTCTTTAATATTTTCGGGATACAAAATAACTTTAATTTGTTCTATATGCTTTTGAGTAATTCCAGCTGTTTGAAGTTCGTCCTTTATTTCCTGAGTAAACTTTTTTGCATCTTCTTCGAAGTTATTTATTTTGTTTCTAATTTCTTCTATTTTTCTTAATTCATTATTCATTGTTGAAATCTCTGTTTCCAATTTGGATTTTTTCTCATTAAGAAAGCTAAGTGTCTTTAAATTTCTTTGTTCGTTGGATATTGTCAAACTCTCCTCTACTTTATTCTTTTCTTGCTCAAATTTTATTATCTCTGACTCAATTTTCTTCAATTCTTCAAGTTTGTTAGATTTTGTTTTAATTAATTCATTAAGTTCATATATTTTTGAATTAATTTGCTCTATTTCTACTTTGGTTCTATTTTTATTTTCATTTATAACTCTTAATTGAGCATTTTTATAATCCTTAAAATTCGCAAAACCAGATTTATCTTCTTCGGGAATTTTCTGAAAAATCACATTCTCAATTTGTTCTTCAATTTCATTTTTTCCTAACTCCGAACATAACTGATCAATAAAATCTTGTGGTAGATATCTTACTTTAGTTTCTGTTGCCTCTTCTAATTTATCACCAATAGTTATTTCATCTACATTTCCATTGTCCCATTCAACTTTTACATTTGTGCCTTTTAGCTCTCTATATGCCCTTTTCAGAAATGATTTAGATTTGATTTCATCCTTTTCATAACATTTATAACTTCTGGTAGCATAAGCAATAAGATCTAAAATCGCGGTTTTCCCAGTTCCTTTTCCACCAATCACACTTACCATTTCTTCATTTATGGGTATGATATAATTGTCATTAAACCATCTATTGGATTTTGATATTGTGAGTGATGTTATAATCTTATTTCTTTCAATTTTTCTTGGCGGTTCTTCTCCAATATATACTCTCTCGTCTGGCTCATAGATAATCTGTTTCAGTCCTTCAAATGTAGGATCTGCCTTGATCCATAAATTATTTCTTCCTATATCTTCCAACTTTTTCGCATCACTTGAAGTAATTAGAGTAATAGATTTATTTCCATAATTAGGATCCTTGCCGTGTACAATATTTTCATATCTTTGATCACTTTTACCTGAAACTGGAATTTGAAAGATTTGAGTTAATCTATGCTTATAAATTTTTGTTTTTCTATCTCCACTTGAGATTTTAAAGAATCCTTTATCGTTTGTTACATGAGGGAATATACACAATGCATCCCATTTTTCAGCTTCTTCTAAAATTTCTTCTGTTGTTTTTAGGGCATTTGGATTAGATAGATTTTTGGTAGCTGTAATAAAATGCTCAATAGTATCTTCCCATGTTTGTTTTCTAAAATTTGATTTAACTTCATCTATTTGAGTTTCAGGGTTAAAAATTACTAACAGATGGATGCCATCACTGCTTTCTATTTCTACTCCCGGGAAAATTGTTATTTTATTACGGCGATTTTGTTGACAATAATTCTCATTTTCTTTAATAATTTTATCTATCCAGTCTGCTTT belongs to candidate division WOR-3 bacterium and includes:
- a CDS encoding RNA-binding domain-containing protein; the protein is MTEAVIRKYIKQGEGKNVEFKSSLNSMPSDLFETVCAFLNRNGGIVLLGVDDNGKILGIDPNISEKIINDIVTTSNNPNKLNPPFLLFPGKIQLNEGLVIYIRVPESSQVHKCDGKIFDRSEDGDFVLTNTQQISELYIRKSTHYTEGKIYPKVKFEDFNKDLFPKVRNLLANRSPSHLWLSLSNEEIIKISGLKKKDYITGEEGYTLAAILLFGKDDVIQDILPHYKIEMLVRINNLERYDDRLQVMTNLIDAYDLLMKFIEKHLPDKFFMEGDQRVSLRERIFREVIANLIIHREYTNAHIATICIFNDRVELKNANKPYYHGKINPNNFSPIPKNPLISKFFLQLGRVEEIGSGILNVQKYLKFYSPDKEAEFIDDDIFMTTIPIPIIGEMVVETFGHKTIGDILILVKDKKMKRDAVIDALSETVNDAINVTINGTVNVTVSDTVKTRLKEELIFIVLSGEVNLWNIIKKFRIHRRTALRDMALLKQCGLIEFKGAPKIGKYVITEKLRELKIKKKGG
- a CDS encoding restriction endonuclease subunit S, encoding MRKEKRNMDFNENLLIKIPKGWIQIRLEDILDFIKGKKPKNLGPKDDSRKIPYINIDAFENKVFEQYTDGDGCPLCKKDDILIVWDGARCGLVGRGVEGVIGSTLAKLVSYEIDKSYLFYFLQSKFDYINKRPRGVGIPHVEPDIFWNIDFPLAPLAEQHRIVAKIEELFTKLDAGVEALKKAKEQIKRYRQSVLKYAFEGKLTEEWRKIQNPLVPPLEKGGKGGFADLPKLPEAWRWTNVNDIADKIHYGYTASAIEKPVGPKMLRITDIQNNKVDWKSVPYCQIGPEEKQKYLLNEGDLVFARTGATVGKSYLVKGNIPEAVFASYLIRVILNNQVDRNYVYYFFQSHIYWVQIHKGQIGIGQPNVNSQKLAKIILPLAPFEEQQQIVSEIERRFAVADAVEKVIDNSLKQAERLRQSILKKAFEGKLVPQDPNDEPASELLKRIKESKENMQSQKSKNKGKK
- a CDS encoding TrlF family AAA-like ATPase encodes the protein MALKCYPKGSEWRKWDLHVHTKSDQGYTFSSNSEVSGREQSDNEYPRVFIEHIYAIDNLGAIAITNHNKADWIDKIIKENENYCQQNRRNKITIFPGVEIESSDGIHLLVIFNPETQIDEVKSNFRKQTWEDTIEHFITATKNLSNPNALKTTEEILEEAEKWDALCIFPHVTNDKGFFKISSGDRKTKIYKHRLTQIFQIPVSGKSDQRYENIVHGKDPNYGNKSITLITSSDAKKLEDIGRNNLWIKADPTFEGLKQIIYEPDERVYIGEEPPRKIERNKIITSLTISKSNRWFNDNYIIPINEEMVSVIGGKGTGKTAILDLIAYATRSYKCYEKDEIKSKSFLKRAYRELKGTNVKVEWDNGNVDEITIGDKLEEATETKVRYLPQDFIDQLCSELGKNEIEEQIENVIFQKIPEEDKSGFANFKDYKNAQLRVINENKNRTKVEIEQINSKIYELNELIKTKSNKLEELKKIESEIIKFEQEKNKVEESLTISNEQRNLKTLSFLNEKKSKLETEISTMNNELRKIEEIRNKINNFEEDAKKFTQEIKDELQTAGITQKHIEQIKVILYPENIKEILSLGENEINMEIRDKKNNLSNILNEINELNKKIKIEKSKLDKINEINKLLSDLKKKKEAINSDIKKIEEAEKILPDLMNQRENFFIHYFELIFEEKEKLRQIYSPLESFLKESGEEQEKRENNERLFAFTVKFNFDTESMAREGDKLIDHTIEGRFRRKEWRVLHEEIEELEFSLNLENNTISEQDKENIKIFVESVKNLFSKDEKEKQYEIANQLRSEYNEQYFFDWLYSTKYYSINYSIKFNGIDLANLSPGLKGVALLILFLELDEEDKRPILIDQPEENLDNRSVYNTLVKYFRKAKKRRQVIIVTHNPNLVVNTDSEQIIVANFDKTATTQPSKIFYVSGSLENTFKDDDVSNLLEKQGIREHICEILEGGKVAFEKREKKYGF